The Actinomycetota bacterium genome contains a region encoding:
- a CDS encoding TIGR02680 family protein, with product MSTGTLHALGTRDLPSPAGERFRPLRAGIRNVWEYDNQEFWLSGGWLILRGPNTAGKSKALELLLPFVLDGETRPERLDPFGGRSKTMYWNLLDFDESRRSEIGYCWVEFGRVDAEAQEHFVTCIVGMRATRGAERRVETWFAVTPLRIGLDVDLAGPDGRLLTPDRFRQAIDGRGRCPTTARDHRMAVDQALFGLGPERFEGLLHLLLQLRRPKLSEKLDVAKLAGVLSEALPPLERARLELLAQAFARLDADAAELEVLEKARDELESFLAAYRHYARIQTRVRADGVRSAQSEFDRITRTERQQRELADAASEELAKLEERRSELGEAAARLRGQLEGLDLSKVQHLDLVERAAAEAERVARASAQRASGDAHQAVEADADAQATLATAEAAAARRDARVSMLEAASREVGLGEVLEAHRPQLLARPQDARRGLEAAADRRTDQAKVVQAAAAAAERARREAEVAEERADRAEEGRRQAEIAEEQAGVAVELAGEAFAASVTSWSEFLDPAARERLSLPAELAADALAAVLAADGDGGAARAIAQALCAPARETVAAERAGAAAEVRALTARQAELEARRETVAAERDDAPSPAPGRPADRPDGCAGLWRCVEFDSSVGQAQQAFLEAALEAAGFLDALVTPEGHLLDASTLDTVLTGTPSGGQSLTAWLVPDPAGPLPPAVVARALAAVGAGAGTGSAWVDLDGSWANGPLSGRWAKTAPEFVGASARAAARARRLVEIDRALAELAVALAAARAAEASLAALGRQIEGAERSFPVPTGLRDALRDRDRLARALEEAAQVAAQAAARLKAAQDAVAKANDALGLAEQEAGCRASDVDRLLTALGRWRARLAGTIPEIERAVDAWERAEAADRRAAGRRQAAEASSGDARRDAEEAGQRRGEADEVRRSMGADVDAILRRKAELEASLGLAREELGGLAQRRDGVRDQLAAARAKLEVTQREREQRDEERAQRLQGLVLLATTELGPLALGPIDVERDLTQVTAGVAFARAAAERLADVEADKGTQDQAVNRLHDAFVHLRARLGADFDPHLDSQDGANVCYAKLNGAPVGAVDLASALNEQVRRRRETLTDEERELIERHLLAEVGSHLGERIHTAWSQLQRMNQQLALHGTRSGVRLHLLWEPDPEVVAGSAEALKLLKREVHLLSAEERAVLAAFLADRVRAAREGAEGADAVERMAAALDYRRWHRFVVMRRSNGRDERFTARTQAHGSGGEQAKLAHLPLFAATAGYYASALPTCPRLLMLDEAFAGIDDQQRADCMAMLVDLGLDAVLTNYNEWGCYPEVPSVAIYQLERTDGQRGVAALRFVWDGRRLREDDPFLATIEPPDVGLLALGDEGEG from the coding sequence ATGAGCACGGGCACCCTCCACGCGCTCGGTACGCGGGACCTGCCCTCTCCGGCCGGGGAGCGCTTCCGGCCCCTGCGGGCGGGCATCCGCAACGTCTGGGAGTACGACAACCAGGAGTTCTGGCTGTCCGGTGGCTGGCTGATCCTCCGGGGCCCGAACACCGCCGGGAAGTCCAAGGCCCTGGAGCTCCTCCTGCCCTTCGTGCTCGACGGCGAAACCCGCCCTGAGCGGCTCGACCCATTCGGGGGGCGGTCTAAGACGATGTACTGGAACCTGCTTGACTTCGACGAGTCCCGGCGCAGCGAGATCGGCTACTGCTGGGTCGAGTTCGGCCGGGTGGACGCCGAGGCGCAGGAGCACTTCGTCACCTGCATCGTGGGCATGCGGGCGACACGGGGCGCGGAACGCCGGGTGGAGACCTGGTTCGCCGTGACGCCGCTCCGGATTGGCCTCGACGTGGACCTGGCGGGCCCGGATGGGCGGCTGTTGACCCCCGACCGGTTCCGGCAGGCGATCGATGGGCGGGGACGCTGCCCCACCACCGCACGGGACCATCGCATGGCGGTGGACCAGGCACTCTTCGGGCTGGGCCCCGAGCGCTTTGAAGGCCTCCTGCACCTGCTCCTGCAGCTCCGGCGCCCCAAGCTTTCAGAGAAGCTCGATGTCGCCAAGCTGGCGGGGGTGCTGAGCGAGGCCCTGCCGCCCCTGGAGCGGGCCCGGCTGGAGCTCCTCGCCCAGGCGTTTGCCCGCCTCGACGCCGATGCCGCCGAGCTGGAGGTTCTGGAGAAGGCGCGGGACGAGCTGGAATCGTTCCTGGCGGCTTACCGGCACTACGCCCGCATCCAGACCCGGGTCCGGGCGGACGGCGTGCGCAGCGCCCAGAGCGAGTTCGACCGGATCACCCGGACCGAGCGCCAGCAACGGGAACTGGCGGACGCCGCCAGCGAGGAACTGGCCAAGCTCGAGGAGCGCCGCAGCGAGCTGGGCGAGGCCGCCGCCCGCCTCCGGGGCCAACTCGAAGGTCTCGACCTCTCCAAGGTCCAGCACCTGGATCTCGTCGAGCGGGCTGCCGCCGAAGCGGAGCGCGTGGCCCGGGCGAGCGCGCAGCGGGCCAGCGGCGACGCCCACCAAGCGGTTGAGGCCGATGCCGATGCGCAGGCAACACTGGCTACCGCCGAGGCCGCCGCCGCACGGCGTGATGCTCGGGTGAGCATGCTGGAGGCCGCCTCCCGGGAGGTGGGTCTCGGCGAGGTTCTCGAAGCCCACCGTCCCCAGCTGTTGGCCCGCCCCCAGGACGCCCGCCGGGGGCTGGAGGCGGCCGCCGACCGGCGAACCGATCAGGCGAAGGTTGTCCAGGCCGCCGCCGCGGCCGCCGAGCGGGCCCGCCGTGAGGCTGAGGTCGCCGAGGAGCGGGCTGATAGGGCGGAGGAGGGCCGCCGGCAGGCCGAGATCGCCGAGGAACAGGCGGGGGTGGCGGTCGAGCTTGCCGGCGAGGCCTTTGCGGCGTCGGTCACCTCGTGGTCCGAGTTCCTCGACCCGGCTGCACGGGAGCGGCTGTCCCTTCCCGCCGAGCTCGCCGCCGATGCTCTCGCCGCAGTCCTGGCGGCCGATGGCGATGGGGGCGCTGCCCGGGCGATCGCCCAAGCGCTCTGTGCCCCTGCCCGGGAGACCGTCGCAGCTGAGCGGGCAGGAGCCGCCGCCGAGGTGCGCGCCCTCACCGCCCGGCAGGCGGAGCTGGAAGCTCGCCGGGAAACGGTTGCTGCCGAGCGGGATGACGCCCCGTCGCCCGCCCCCGGCCGCCCGGCGGACCGCCCCGACGGCTGTGCCGGCCTCTGGCGCTGCGTTGAGTTCGACTCCTCGGTAGGCCAGGCCCAGCAGGCGTTCCTGGAGGCGGCCCTGGAGGCCGCCGGCTTCCTCGATGCCCTGGTCACTCCCGAAGGCCACCTGCTGGACGCCAGCACCTTGGACACCGTGCTGACCGGCACGCCCTCCGGCGGGCAGTCGCTCACGGCCTGGCTGGTGCCGGATCCAGCGGGGCCACTCCCCCCGGCGGTGGTGGCGCGGGCATTGGCGGCGGTCGGCGCCGGGGCCGGCACGGGCTCCGCCTGGGTTGACCTCGACGGCAGCTGGGCCAACGGGCCGCTGTCAGGCCGTTGGGCCAAGACGGCGCCCGAGTTCGTCGGGGCATCTGCCCGGGCGGCTGCCCGCGCGCGCCGCCTGGTGGAGATCGACCGGGCACTGGCCGAGCTCGCGGTTGCGCTGGCAGCAGCACGCGCAGCGGAGGCCAGCCTCGCCGCCCTGGGCCGCCAGATCGAAGGCGCCGAGCGGTCATTCCCGGTGCCCACCGGCCTCCGCGACGCGTTGCGCGACCGTGACCGCTTGGCCCGGGCCCTCGAGGAGGCGGCCCAGGTGGCCGCCCAGGCGGCAGCTCGTCTCAAGGCTGCACAAGACGCAGTGGCGAAGGCGAACGACGCCCTCGGCCTGGCCGAGCAGGAGGCTGGTTGCCGGGCGTCCGATGTCGACCGCCTCCTGACAGCCCTCGGCCGGTGGCGGGCCCGGCTGGCGGGGACCATCCCGGAGATCGAGCGAGCCGTCGACGCCTGGGAGCGGGCCGAAGCCGCCGACCGCCGGGCCGCCGGCCGCCGGCAGGCCGCCGAGGCTTCATCGGGCGACGCCCGTCGGGACGCTGAGGAAGCCGGGCAGCGCCGGGGCGAGGCCGACGAGGTGCGGCGCAGCATGGGGGCCGATGTGGACGCCATCCTGCGGCGCAAGGCCGAGTTGGAAGCCTCTTTGGGATTGGCGCGGGAGGAGTTGGGCGGCTTGGCGCAACGCCGGGACGGCGTCCGTGACCAGTTGGCCGCCGCCCGGGCCAAGCTCGAGGTCACCCAGCGGGAGCGGGAGCAGCGGGACGAGGAACGGGCGCAACGCCTGCAGGGGCTCGTCCTGCTCGCCACCACCGAGCTCGGCCCGCTGGCCCTCGGCCCGATCGATGTCGAGCGGGACCTGACCCAGGTGACGGCCGGGGTGGCCTTCGCCCGGGCCGCTGCGGAGCGGCTGGCCGACGTCGAGGCGGACAAGGGGACCCAGGACCAGGCCGTGAACCGCCTTCACGACGCCTTCGTCCACCTCCGGGCACGGCTGGGGGCGGACTTCGATCCCCACCTCGACTCCCAGGACGGTGCCAATGTCTGCTACGCCAAGCTCAACGGGGCCCCGGTGGGTGCCGTCGACCTGGCCTCCGCCCTCAACGAGCAGGTTCGCCGGCGCCGGGAGACCCTGACCGACGAGGAGCGGGAGCTGATCGAGCGCCACCTACTCGCCGAAGTCGGTAGCCACCTGGGCGAGCGGATCCACACCGCCTGGTCACAGCTCCAGCGCATGAACCAGCAACTCGCCCTCCACGGCACCCGGTCTGGGGTGCGCCTGCACCTGCTGTGGGAGCCCGACCCGGAGGTGGTGGCGGGCTCCGCCGAGGCCTTGAAGCTCCTGAAGCGGGAGGTGCACCTCCTGAGTGCCGAGGAGCGGGCGGTCCTGGCCGCCTTCCTGGCGGACCGCGTGCGGGCGGCGCGCGAGGGGGCGGAGGGCGCCGACGCCGTGGAGCGTATGGCGGCTGCCCTCGACTACCGCCGCTGGCACCGCTTCGTGGTCATGCGGCGATCGAACGGCCGGGACGAGCGCTTCACTGCCCGGACGCAGGCGCACGGATCCGGGGGTGAGCAGGCCAAGCTGGCCCACCTCCCCCTGTTCGCCGCCACCGCCGGCTACTACGCCTCCGCCCTGCCGACGTGCCCCCGCCTCCTCATGCTGGACGAGGCGTTCGCCGGCATCGACGACCAGCAGCGGGCGGACTGCATGGCCATGCTCGTCGACCTCGGGCTCGACGCTGTCCTGACCAACTACAACGAGTGGGGGTGCTACCCGGAGGTGCCTTCGGTGGCCATCTACCAGCTCGAGCGGACCGATGGCCAGCGGGGCGTGGCAGCGCTGCGCTTCGTGTGGGACGGGCGGCGCCTGCGGGAGGACGACCCGTTCCTCGCCACCATCGAGCCGCCCGATGTCGGCCTCCTGGCGCTCGGAGACGAGGGAGAAGGCTGA